From the genome of Cellulosilyticum sp. I15G10I2, one region includes:
- a CDS encoding YoaP domain-containing protein produces MEIITVNHSNIDTEHICCAISDKKGENCVSSKKAWLKERFSEGLVFKKANVRGKVFIEYIPADRAWCPIHAKDYMFINCFWVSGQYKGQGISNLLLKECIADSQKQGKEGLVIVSSKNKLPFLSDPKYLKYKGFLLADTASPYFELLYMPFNEKAEKPSFRACTKSGQIYKKDIVLYYTNQCPHTEKYVEKVAQIAKVRGVAFTSVKYKSASEAQGAPSPFTTYSLFYNGIFVTNEILSEKKFIKFLEEKGLGYGVYSGKDYLIGL; encoded by the coding sequence ATGGAAATTATAACTGTTAATCATAGTAATATTGATACGGAGCATATTTGTTGTGCGATTTCTGATAAAAAAGGTGAAAACTGTGTTTCATCAAAAAAAGCCTGGTTAAAAGAACGCTTTAGTGAAGGGCTAGTATTTAAAAAAGCCAATGTACGCGGTAAAGTATTTATTGAATATATACCTGCTGATAGGGCCTGGTGTCCAATTCATGCAAAGGATTATATGTTTATTAACTGTTTTTGGGTATCCGGTCAATATAAAGGGCAGGGCATCTCAAACTTATTGTTAAAAGAATGTATAGCTGATAGTCAAAAACAGGGAAAAGAGGGTCTTGTTATAGTTTCTTCAAAAAATAAGCTCCCCTTTTTATCTGATCCCAAGTATTTGAAGTATAAAGGCTTTCTATTAGCAGATACGGCTAGTCCTTACTTTGAGTTATTGTATATGCCTTTTAACGAAAAAGCAGAAAAGCCAAGTTTTAGGGCATGCACAAAAAGCGGACAAATATATAAAAAGGATATTGTTTTGTATTATACAAATCAATGCCCTCATACTGAAAAGTATGTTGAGAAAGTAGCACAGATTGCGAAAGTCAGGGGAGTGGCTTTTACATCAGTTAAATATAAATCAGCAAGTGAAGCGCAAGGGGCACCTTCGCCTTTCACGACATATAGCCTTTTTTATAATGGCATATTTGTAACAAACGAAATATTATCTGAGAAAAAGTTTATAAAATTTCTTGAGGAAAAGGGACTAGGATATGGAGTTTATTCAGGCAAAGACTATCTTATCGGGCTATAG
- a CDS encoding SPL family radical SAM protein produces MEFIQAKTILSGYSTGYSWFGNNYNMNIYKGCSHGCIYCDSRSECYRIDHFDQVRAKENALTLIAQELKSKRRNGVIGTGGMSDPYNPFEKKYCLTRGALELIHKYRFGVSIATKSDLITRDLDVLKAIKTHSPVLIKMTITTCDDDLCKKVEPNVIVASKRFDAISELSSQGIFAGLLLMPVLPFLEDNEENIRGIISMAYESGAKFIYPAFGVTLRQNQREWYYKKLDQHFPNLSKKYVEQFGNAYECHSPSAKVLWKMFQKECERLGILYKMHDIIKGYKQDYGNNQLSFF; encoded by the coding sequence ATGGAGTTTATTCAGGCAAAGACTATCTTATCGGGCTATAGTACCGGCTATTCTTGGTTTGGCAATAATTATAACATGAATATTTATAAGGGCTGCTCTCATGGTTGTATTTATTGTGACAGTCGCAGCGAATGTTATAGAATAGACCATTTTGATCAGGTAAGGGCAAAGGAAAATGCTTTAACTCTAATTGCACAAGAACTTAAATCAAAACGTAGGAACGGTGTCATTGGTACAGGGGGCATGAGTGATCCTTATAATCCTTTTGAAAAAAAGTACTGTTTAACAAGAGGGGCATTGGAGTTAATTCATAAATATCGCTTTGGAGTTTCTATTGCAACTAAAAGTGATTTAATTACAAGGGATTTAGATGTACTAAAGGCAATAAAAACACATTCGCCTGTACTTATTAAAATGACCATCACCACCTGCGATGATGACCTGTGTAAAAAGGTAGAACCCAATGTGATAGTAGCATCAAAGCGGTTTGATGCTATTTCTGAGCTTTCAAGTCAGGGGATATTTGCAGGACTATTACTCATGCCCGTACTCCCTTTTTTAGAGGACAATGAAGAAAACATAAGAGGCATCATAAGTATGGCCTATGAAAGCGGCGCAAAATTTATTTATCCGGCTTTTGGGGTAACACTTAGACAAAATCAAAGAGAGTGGTATTATAAAAAGCTTGATCAGCATTTTCCAAATTTAAGTAAAAAGTATGTCGAGCAGTTTGGAAATGCGTATGAATGTCATTCTCCAAGTGCAAAAGTACTATGGAAAATGTTTCAAAAGGAATGTGAAAGACTTGGTATTCTTTATAAAATGCATGATATTATTAAAGGCTATAAGCAAGACTATGGCAATAATCAGCTTTCGTTTTTTTAG